In a genomic window of Pseudomonas oryzihabitans:
- a CDS encoding pilus assembly PilX family protein — MNRPAARRQGGAVLLVALVMLLLLTLLAITSMRETTLQNRVGGNVSEQKRAYNAAESALREAERRLSVLRGTAAFASASAGFDSCKTSATTLATTTANLCILSEDHDLDTQAKVQTWAKTALQTLTELPADTSLGYQGFDGQSRYRLAPRWVVTVIGEGGSPSLADAYKGRGSYYYRITAAARSGGARFPVILQSIIKLEVP, encoded by the coding sequence ATGAACCGTCCTGCAGCCCGACGCCAAGGGGGCGCCGTCCTCCTGGTCGCCCTGGTCATGCTGTTGCTGCTCACCCTGCTGGCCATCACCAGCATGCGCGAGACCACCCTGCAGAATCGCGTGGGGGGCAACGTCTCGGAGCAGAAGCGCGCCTACAACGCCGCCGAGTCCGCCCTGCGCGAGGCCGAGCGGCGCCTGAGCGTGCTACGTGGCACGGCGGCCTTCGCCAGCGCCAGTGCCGGTTTCGACTCCTGCAAGACCAGCGCGACCACCCTGGCGACCACCACCGCGAATCTATGCATCCTCAGCGAGGACCACGACCTGGATACCCAGGCCAAGGTGCAGACCTGGGCCAAGACCGCGCTGCAAACCCTCACCGAGCTGCCGGCCGATACCTCCCTGGGCTACCAGGGCTTCGATGGCCAATCCCGCTATCGGCTGGCGCCGCGCTGGGTGGTCACGGTGATCGGCGAGGGCGGCAGTCCCAGCCTCGCCGATGCCTACAAGGGCCGCGGCTCCTACTACTACCGGATCACGGCGGCGGCCCGCAGTGGCGGTGCGCGCTTCCCGGTCATCCTGCAGAGCATCATCAAGCTGGAGGTGCCATGA
- a CDS encoding PilW family protein has protein sequence MKARQAGLSIIELMVALTLSTFLILAVTQLYLNNKRHALFQEGQVSNEENGRTALLLLDQQLARAGFRANPVSQTTLALAFPARAAGNGCPAMNPGQAVALTSDKTGLCFRYQGEVKGTDSDCLGNPIAAAGLNGTEVLTRISYVADATGTPGRGSLQCSAQGQPAQVIVAGLADFVWFTPPSPAAQSQAIRYAALFSSRVASDGLANAMATNWRTLTGRAAPEGASSQVLQIVQGSVTLRNLMP, from the coding sequence ATGAAGGCGCGGCAAGCGGGCCTCTCCATCATCGAATTGATGGTGGCCCTGACCCTGAGCACCTTTCTCATCCTGGCGGTGACCCAGCTGTACCTGAACAACAAGCGGCACGCGCTGTTCCAGGAAGGCCAGGTCAGCAACGAGGAAAATGGCCGGACCGCGCTGCTGTTGCTCGACCAGCAACTGGCGCGGGCGGGCTTTCGCGCCAATCCGGTCAGCCAGACGACCCTGGCGCTGGCTTTTCCGGCGCGGGCGGCTGGCAACGGCTGCCCGGCCATGAACCCGGGGCAGGCGGTCGCCCTGACCAGCGACAAGACCGGGCTGTGCTTTCGCTACCAGGGCGAGGTGAAGGGGACCGACAGCGATTGCCTGGGTAATCCCATCGCTGCCGCCGGCCTCAACGGTACCGAGGTGCTGACCCGCATCAGCTATGTCGCCGATGCCACGGGGACGCCGGGACGCGGCAGCCTGCAATGCAGTGCCCAGGGCCAGCCGGCCCAGGTCATCGTCGCGGGGCTGGCGGATTTCGTCTGGTTCACGCCGCCGTCGCCCGCGGCGCAAAGCCAGGCGATTCGCTATGCCGCGCTGTTTTCCAGCCGCGTGGCCAGCGACGGCCTGGCCAACGCCATGGCGACGAATTGGCGGACCCTGACCGGGCGGGCAGCGCCCGAGGGTGCCAGTAGCCAGGTGCTGCAAATCGTCCAGGGCAGCGTCACCTTGCGGAATCTGATGCCATGA
- the pilV gene encoding type IV pilus modification protein PilV, producing MQLRCKAPTAGFSLIEVLVSLVIICIGVLGLVALQSRSLVLSQDAIQRNNAIMLASELLELMRSNPAAALSGDSFNTASPYAKQAGKDFTLVALEAADGTCATLDRSAGGSSVAGKDLSCWLQQVKMLLPVTDALIKANFAVCPTRKPPQLGSTAPYNDTDACVSPSASMVMIVLAWQDNTGNSAGCSGGLCFYTLRGEL from the coding sequence ATGCAGCTAAGGTGCAAGGCCCCCACGGCGGGCTTCAGCCTGATCGAGGTGCTGGTCAGCCTGGTGATCATCTGCATCGGCGTGCTGGGCCTGGTGGCGCTGCAATCGCGCAGCCTGGTGCTGTCCCAGGATGCCATCCAGCGCAACAACGCCATCATGCTGGCCAGCGAGCTGCTGGAGCTGATGCGCAGCAATCCGGCCGCGGCCCTGAGCGGTGACAGCTTCAACACCGCGAGCCCCTACGCCAAGCAGGCTGGCAAGGATTTCACCCTGGTGGCCCTGGAGGCGGCCGATGGCACCTGCGCCACGCTCGACCGCAGTGCGGGCGGCAGCAGCGTGGCCGGCAAGGATCTCAGCTGTTGGTTGCAGCAGGTCAAGATGCTGCTGCCGGTGACCGATGCTCTGATCAAGGCCAACTTCGCGGTCTGTCCGACGCGCAAGCCCCCGCAACTGGGCAGCACCGCGCCCTACAACGATACCGATGCCTGCGTGTCGCCCAGTGCCTCCATGGTGATGATCGTCCTCGCCTGGCAGGACAATACCGGCAACAGCGCGGGCTGCAGCGGCGGGCTGTGCTTCTACACCCTGAGGGGGGAGCTATGA
- a CDS encoding GspH/FimT family pseudopilin, with protein MKKAAGFTLTELMIVMALVGILIAIAAPGFGALTRSNRVTVAANELTNLLNYARSEALTRGLNVSVEAPSVNNWSGALKVTTASSTVVGDVETLRAFEGSGLAPSGISSVGTATRLTFRPNGTLAAPFTILLCATNDTHTSGKALTISQGGYTAVSDFTPTSASTRGCS; from the coding sequence GTGAAGAAGGCTGCAGGCTTCACTCTTACCGAATTGATGATAGTCATGGCCTTGGTGGGCATCCTGATCGCCATCGCTGCGCCTGGCTTCGGCGCCTTGACTCGGTCCAATCGGGTGACTGTTGCGGCAAATGAGCTGACTAATCTGCTCAACTACGCGCGCAGTGAAGCCCTGACGCGGGGGCTGAACGTCAGCGTGGAGGCGCCGAGCGTCAACAACTGGTCCGGTGCGCTCAAGGTCACCACGGCCAGTAGCACCGTCGTGGGCGATGTGGAAACGCTGCGGGCCTTCGAAGGCAGTGGTCTGGCACCCAGTGGCATCAGCAGTGTCGGCACCGCCACCCGCCTGACCTTCAGGCCCAATGGCACCCTCGCCGCGCCCTTCACCATCCTGCTCTGCGCCACCAACGACACCCACACCTCCGGCAAGGCACTCACCATCAGCCAGGGCGGCTACACCGCGGTGTCCGATTTCACCCCCACGTCGGCGAGCACCCGCGGATGCAGCTAA
- a CDS encoding class I SAM-dependent methyltransferase: MHDSKKIDYSLNDTDTSAPHSALDNAAIISAYRRWANVYDRVFGGVSAPGRKRAVAAVNALAGTRVLEVGVGTGLALPHYGADKSVTGIDLSPDMLAKARERVAREGLTTVEALLEANAEDTGLPTGSFDIAVAMFVASVVPNPRKLMQEMRRVVKPGGHLLLVNHFQAESGLRLLAEKALAPASRKLGWHPDFAMASILSREDLRRASRSSVPPFGLFTLVQLTND, from the coding sequence ATGCACGACTCGAAGAAAATCGATTATTCGCTGAATGACACCGACACCTCCGCGCCCCATTCCGCCCTGGACAACGCCGCCATCATTTCCGCCTATCGGCGCTGGGCCAATGTCTATGATCGGGTGTTCGGTGGTGTCTCGGCGCCCGGGCGCAAGCGTGCGGTAGCGGCGGTCAACGCCCTGGCGGGCACCCGGGTGCTGGAGGTCGGCGTGGGCACCGGTCTCGCCCTGCCCCACTACGGCGCCGACAAGAGTGTCACCGGCATCGACCTGTCACCGGACATGCTGGCCAAGGCCCGGGAGCGCGTCGCCCGCGAGGGGCTCACCACCGTGGAGGCCCTGCTCGAAGCCAACGCCGAGGATACCGGCCTGCCCACCGGCTCCTTCGATATCGCCGTGGCCATGTTCGTGGCCTCCGTGGTGCCCAATCCGCGCAAGCTGATGCAGGAGATGCGCCGAGTGGTGAAGCCGGGTGGCCACCTGCTGCTGGTCAATCATTTCCAGGCCGAGAGTGGTCTGCGCCTGCTGGCGGAAAAGGCCCTGGCGCCGGCCTCGCGCAAGCTCGGCTGGCACCCGGATTTCGCCATGGCATCCATCCTCTCCCGTGAAGACCTGCGCCGCGCCAGTCGCAGCAGCGTGCCGCCCTTTGGGCTGTTCACCCTGGTGCAGCTGACCAACGACTAG
- a CDS encoding DUF6515 family protein yields the protein MKPQTLLATALACCLTATLVQADDIRLGGGYVTPPGAPAGPPPGAPPAPGRGPVDQGPGRWNGPPPERRPPVARPAGPALDDWQRNDLPPGPPPTWQQRPGYAAPGYPSPPPPRPDYGQDWQAGRPGWGRHPQWRPGFEVPGVPAGFTRVWYRDSQYYYADGYWYRPQGPRYVVVLPPTGVRVSVLPDFAETLWMGGTTYYFAAGSYYRTDPGGGFVTVADPTAPVPVSVASAPPTANYDAYDVTAYPLQGQPPERYATDRYDCRRYAAGDSGFDPERPGAVADPYLTQRFRQALAACLAGRGYRVE from the coding sequence ATGAAGCCCCAGACCCTGCTGGCGACGGCCCTGGCCTGCTGTCTGACCGCGACCCTGGTTCAGGCCGACGACATACGCCTGGGCGGTGGCTATGTCACGCCTCCCGGCGCTCCCGCAGGACCGCCACCCGGAGCTCCGCCCGCGCCGGGCCGGGGACCGGTGGACCAGGGCCCCGGTCGTTGGAACGGACCGCCTCCGGAGCGACGCCCGCCGGTGGCCAGGCCTGCTGGGCCGGCCCTGGACGACTGGCAGCGTAACGACTTGCCACCGGGTCCACCGCCGACCTGGCAGCAGCGTCCGGGTTATGCCGCGCCCGGCTATCCATCGCCACCGCCACCGCGCCCCGACTATGGCCAGGACTGGCAAGCTGGCCGGCCGGGTTGGGGCCGACATCCGCAGTGGCGCCCCGGCTTCGAGGTGCCGGGCGTGCCCGCCGGCTTTACCCGCGTCTGGTACCGGGATAGCCAGTACTACTATGCCGACGGCTACTGGTATCGTCCCCAGGGCCCGCGTTACGTGGTGGTTCTGCCGCCGACCGGCGTCCGGGTCAGCGTGTTGCCGGACTTCGCCGAGACGCTGTGGATGGGCGGCACCACCTATTACTTCGCGGCGGGGAGTTACTACCGTACCGATCCGGGCGGCGGCTTCGTCACCGTCGCCGACCCCACCGCGCCGGTGCCAGTGTCGGTTGCGAGCGCGCCGCCCACGGCAAACTACGACGCCTATGACGTCACCGCCTATCCCCTGCAGGGCCAGCCACCCGAGCGCTACGCCACGGATAGATATGACTGCCGCCGCTACGCCGCCGGTGATTCGGGTTTCGATCCCGAACGCCCCGGCGCGGTGGCCGATCCCTACCTGACCCAGCGTTTCCGCCAGGCGCTGGCGGCATGCCTGGCGGGACGTGGGTATCGGGTGGAGTAG
- the proP gene encoding glycine betaine/L-proline transporter ProP codes for MSKHHHHVGWFKRRHEVKPDDLTIVDNSLVKRAVGAAALGNAMEWFDFGVYGYLAVTLGKVFFPDGDAAAQLIATFATFTVAFLVRPLGGMVFGPLGDKYGRQKILALTMIMMALGTFSIGLIPSYESIGIWAPALLLLARVVQGFSTGGEYGGAATFIAEYATDKTRGRMGSWLEFGTLAGYIAGAGTVTALTAALSQEQLLDWGWRVPFFIAGPLGLLGLYMRLKLEETPAFKAHAEANEGKAADSPAHSLRELFTLHRVALLKCVGLVLVFNVTDYMLLTYMPSYLAVTMGYAETKGLLLILIVMVVMMPLNILGGFFSDHLGRKPMIIGACLAILVLAIPCLKLIGSGEDWLIFLGLMLLGIALACFTSTMPSTLPALFYTPIRYSALSIAFNISVSLFGGTTPLVTAWLVEKTGDPLVPAYYLMVAAVIGILTMLTVRETAGKPLRGSPPSVASEEEAKEFLASDAPLTVDKQPPGRA; via the coding sequence ATGTCGAAACACCATCATCACGTCGGCTGGTTCAAGCGCCGCCATGAGGTTAAGCCGGACGACCTCACCATCGTGGACAACTCCCTGGTCAAGCGCGCCGTCGGTGCCGCCGCCCTGGGCAACGCCATGGAATGGTTCGATTTCGGCGTCTATGGCTACCTGGCCGTGACCCTGGGCAAGGTCTTCTTTCCCGACGGCGATGCCGCGGCGCAATTGATCGCCACCTTCGCCACCTTTACCGTCGCCTTCCTGGTCCGCCCACTCGGCGGCATGGTGTTCGGGCCGCTGGGCGATAAATACGGCCGCCAGAAGATCCTGGCTCTGACCATGATCATGATGGCCCTGGGCACCTTCAGCATCGGCCTCATCCCCAGCTACGAAAGCATCGGCATCTGGGCGCCCGCCCTGCTGCTGCTCGCCCGGGTGGTGCAGGGCTTCTCCACTGGCGGCGAATACGGCGGCGCGGCGACCTTCATCGCCGAATACGCCACCGACAAGACCCGCGGGCGCATGGGCAGCTGGCTGGAATTCGGTACCCTGGCCGGCTACATCGCCGGAGCCGGGACGGTCACCGCCCTTACCGCGGCGCTCAGCCAGGAACAGTTGCTCGACTGGGGCTGGCGCGTCCCCTTCTTCATCGCCGGTCCCTTGGGCCTGCTCGGCCTCTATATGCGCCTGAAGCTGGAAGAGACGCCGGCATTCAAGGCCCACGCCGAAGCCAACGAAGGCAAGGCGGCGGACAGCCCGGCGCACAGCCTGCGCGAGCTGTTCACCCTGCATCGCGTCGCCCTGCTCAAGTGCGTCGGCCTGGTGCTGGTGTTCAACGTCACCGACTACATGCTGCTGACCTACATGCCCAGCTACCTGGCCGTGACCATGGGCTATGCCGAGACCAAGGGCCTGCTGCTGATCCTCATCGTCATGGTGGTTATGATGCCGCTCAACATCCTAGGCGGCTTCTTCAGCGACCACCTGGGCCGCAAGCCGATGATCATCGGCGCGTGCCTGGCGATCCTGGTCCTGGCGATTCCCTGCCTCAAGCTGATCGGCAGCGGCGAGGACTGGCTGATCTTCCTTGGCCTGATGCTGCTGGGCATCGCCCTAGCCTGCTTCACCAGCACCATGCCCTCCACCCTGCCGGCGCTGTTCTACACCCCGATCCGCTACAGCGCCCTGTCCATCGCCTTCAACATCTCGGTGTCGCTGTTCGGCGGGACCACCCCGCTGGTCACCGCCTGGCTGGTGGAAAAGACCGGCGACCCGCTGGTGCCGGCCTACTACCTGATGGTGGCAGCGGTGATCGGCATCCTCACCATGCTCACCGTGCGCGAGACCGCTGGCAAACCCCTGCGCGGCTCGCCACCCTCGGTGGCCAGCGAAGAGGAAGCCAAGGAATTCCTCGCCAGCGACGCACCACTGACCGTGGACAAGCAGCCGCCGGGGCGTGCGTAA
- a CDS encoding Lrp/AsnC family transcriptional regulator, producing the protein MDKLDRFDLKILAELQRDTRLSNQELAERIGLSPSPCSRRVKQLEDAGYITRQVALLDRKKLGLSLTAFVLIGMDRHTPERFENFQAVIAQCPEVLECCLVTGMDADYQLKVVVPDMEHYQQLLLGTLTRIEGVSSVRSSFVLNQILASTELPLNHLRT; encoded by the coding sequence ATGGACAAACTCGACCGCTTCGATCTAAAAATCCTGGCAGAACTGCAACGCGATACCCGCCTCTCCAACCAGGAACTAGCCGAACGCATCGGGCTATCACCCTCCCCCTGCTCGCGGCGGGTCAAGCAACTGGAAGACGCTGGCTACATCACCCGCCAGGTCGCCCTGCTGGATCGCAAGAAACTCGGCCTGTCGCTGACCGCCTTCGTGCTCATCGGCATGGACAGGCACACCCCGGAGCGCTTCGAGAATTTCCAGGCGGTCATCGCCCAGTGCCCCGAGGTGCTGGAGTGCTGCCTGGTCACCGGCATGGACGCGGACTACCAACTCAAGGTGGTGGTACCCGACATGGAGCACTACCAGCAATTGCTGCTGGGTACCCTGACGCGCATCGAAGGTGTCTCCAGCGTGCGTTCGAGCTTCGTGCTCAACCAGATCTTGGCCAGCACCGAGCTACCGCTCAACCACCTGCGTACCTAG
- a CDS encoding Brp/Blh family beta-carotene 15,15'-dioxygenase produces the protein MTVSGRSWLALLLTAGLASLAGGAGQLAFVLVVGLGLGLLHGASDLCLVSPTRRPAFLGCYLATALACLLCWQLAGALALALFLLLSAWHFAHEDELFAGRLTSLALGLFILGGPALLHPAAVARLLGLAMGPTASLALAQWLTWLLVLGGALSLPVLLLAAWQRHCPWLAVTLFAVVLTPPLGGFALGFYLLHAAPQTGVRQRLLGAASLKAYLWLTWPILLGAAVFTLAGGLVFLLQERTGVRALFAVLAAFAVPHMLVLPRFLGTGVAVAPHLGTQVVER, from the coding sequence ATGACCGTGAGCGGGCGGAGCTGGCTCGCGCTGCTGCTGACCGCCGGGCTCGCCAGCCTGGCGGGCGGGGCAGGGCAACTGGCCTTCGTCCTGGTGGTGGGCCTGGGGCTGGGACTGCTGCATGGTGCCAGCGACCTCTGCCTGGTCTCTCCAACACGCCGCCCCGCCTTTCTGGGCTGCTACCTGGCGACCGCCCTGGCCTGTCTGCTGTGCTGGCAACTGGCAGGAGCGCTGGCCCTGGCGCTGTTCCTACTGCTCTCGGCTTGGCACTTCGCCCATGAGGACGAGCTGTTCGCCGGGCGGCTAACGTCGCTGGCGCTTGGGCTGTTCATCCTTGGCGGGCCGGCGCTGTTGCACCCTGCAGCCGTCGCCCGGTTGCTGGGCTTGGCCATGGGGCCAACGGCGTCTTTAGCTTTGGCGCAATGGCTGACCTGGCTGCTCGTCCTCGGTGGCGCGCTGTCGCTGCCTGTTCTGCTGCTGGCCGCCTGGCAGCGGCATTGTCCCTGGCTCGCCGTCACGCTATTCGCCGTGGTGCTGACGCCGCCCCTGGGGGGCTTCGCCCTCGGCTTCTATCTGCTGCACGCCGCGCCCCAGACCGGGGTGCGGCAGCGGCTATTGGGGGCAGCCAGCCTCAAGGCCTATCTCTGGCTGACCTGGCCGATCCTGCTGGGGGCGGCGGTCTTCACCCTGGCCGGTGGCTTGGTCTTCCTGCTGCAGGAACGCACCGGTGTCCGCGCCCTGTTCGCCGTCTTGGCGGCCTTCGCCGTGCCGCACATGCTGGTACTGCCGCGCTTTCTCGGAACCGGTGTTGCGGTCGCCCCGCACCTAGGTACGCAGGTGGTTGAGCGGTAG
- a CDS encoding bacteriorhodopsin yields MIQTPLLIGFIIMSLASLAIYARGAHHGPLRGHTLVHAAVPFIAATAYLAMYLGVGNLIKPDGSVTYVARYLDWTFTTPLLLAGVVSSAYLGAREQEGQAGFVASIVTLDVVMIVTGLIASLAPFGTIKWVFFAWSCAAFAGVLYLLWKPLATLAGQQAPIGVAYRKNVGFLSVLWLIYPVVFAVGPEGVWAVSDAATVWAFLILDVLAKVVYAFTSERNLRAALARPGV; encoded by the coding sequence ATGATTCAGACGCCCCTGCTCATCGGTTTCATCATCATGTCGCTCGCGTCCCTGGCGATCTATGCCAGGGGCGCGCACCATGGTCCGTTGCGCGGCCATACCCTGGTGCATGCCGCCGTGCCCTTCATCGCCGCCACGGCCTATCTGGCCATGTACCTGGGCGTCGGCAACCTGATCAAGCCGGACGGCAGTGTCACCTATGTCGCCCGTTACCTGGACTGGACCTTCACCACCCCACTGTTGCTGGCCGGCGTGGTGAGCTCGGCCTACCTGGGCGCGCGTGAGCAGGAAGGCCAGGCCGGTTTCGTGGCCTCCATCGTCACCCTGGACGTGGTGATGATCGTGACCGGCCTGATCGCTTCCCTGGCCCCCTTCGGCACCATCAAGTGGGTGTTCTTCGCCTGGTCCTGCGCGGCCTTCGCCGGGGTGCTCTATCTGTTGTGGAAGCCGCTGGCGACCCTGGCCGGGCAGCAGGCGCCGATTGGCGTGGCCTACCGCAAGAACGTCGGCTTTCTCAGCGTGCTCTGGCTGATCTATCCGGTGGTCTTCGCCGTGGGGCCCGAGGGTGTCTGGGCGGTGAGCGATGCAGCCACGGTCTGGGCCTTCCTGATCCTCGATGTGCTGGCCAAGGTGGTCTACGCCTTCACCTCCGAGCGCAACCTGCGCGCGGCCCTGGCGCGGCCTGGCGTCTAG